The DNA region GGGTACGGGCAGCCCGAGCGCGAGCGCTACCGCCTGCGGCGGCGCGTTGGCCTTCCACTCGGCGAAGTCGTAGAAGTCGACGATGCCGTCGCGGACGCTGCTCGGCCCCGTGAGGTCCCCAAGCTTCGGGTCGGCGACAGCCTGTCGGAAGTGATCGCGGATTAAGAAGTAGTCGTTGATGTCGACCACGCCGTTTAGATTCACGTCGCCCGGCAGCGCCACCGAGCCGATGCCCGAGGGGATCGCCAGATTCTGCCCCGACTTATCTACGTAGATGTCGTCAAGGTAGCCTTGAGCGTTATTGGTGTTGTGCGAGGCGCCCATTCTGAGGTTCAGGGACACCAGCGGATCCGCGGTGCCGTTGCGGAAGGCGCCCGAGCCCAAAAGCGTCGCGGCGCCCGATCCCTGTGAGATGTAGAGGCTGTTGGTGTCCGCAGCGTTATCCAAGACGACCCACACGTTGTACCAAGTGTCGGCCGCGTAGGCCTCAAAGTTCGCGAAGCCGGCCCCTGCGCGAACCTTCCAGGTGTTCACGGCGGGCGCGCCATTGACGCCCATGACCATGTAGCCCTCATAGTCGCCGAAGCCCGCGGGCGCAGCAACGTCGCTGCTGCCGAACACCAGGTCGCTCAGGTCGCTGGTTCGCATCCGGAAGAACAGCGTTCCGGTCGTGCCGTCAGCGATGGCGCTTGCTCCGAGGGGGATGTACGCGTTCTCGTTGAAGCCGGTCGCCAAGAGCGCCTTGTTCGCCGGGTTGGCCGGGTCCGCGGCGACAGCGTAGGCCGCGTTTCCGGTGCCGGTCGTCGTGGTCCAGCCCCCCTGACCGCCAACCGGGCCGAGGTTGAGCGTCTCGAAGTCGCTCAGCGGGCTCCACTGCGCGTGCAAGTGACCGGTCGCCAACACGAGCAGCACGGCGATCGCCGGCTTGATAAGTTTCATTCTGTGTCTCCAAAAGAGAGTCGGTACTGGGCTGTTCGAAAGAGGCGGTTGGTAGATCGTTGGGCCGGATAGTCGGCGTGACTCTTGGGCGGTTCGTCGACTCTGTTCCAACGACAAGCGGGGTCGGGGTGGCGCCATTTAGGTTGTCCGGCCGATTGCCGCCGAACCGGGACGCGTCGCTGCGATGCGGCGCGTCCCGATCGACAGCGAACTTCACATGACGCGACGACGCAACACGCCGCTGAGCCCAAGCAGCGTCGCAAGCGCGACAGTAATCGTCGCCGGCTCTGGCACGGGCGCGACGGGATTCCCGAGGTTCACGCCGGATGGGTCGATGTAAATGTCATCGAGGTAGCCTTGCGCGTTGTTGTTGTTGTGCGAAGCGCCCATGCGAATGTTGAGCGACACCAGGGGATCGGTCGTTCCATTGCGGAAGGCGCCGGAGCCCAGCAGCAAAGCGGCGTCCGAGCCTTGAGAGATGTAGAGGCTGTTCGTGTCGGCAGCGTTGTCGAGCACGAGCCACACGTTGTACCATTCGTCCGCGGTGTATGGGCCGAAGTTCGAGAAGCCGCCGCCACTGCGAACCTTCCAGGTATTCACGGCGGGGTTGCCGTTGACGCCCATCACCATGTATCCCTCATAGTCCCCGAAGCCCGCCGGTGCGGCGACGTCGCTGCTGCCAAACACCAGGTCGCTCAGGTCGCTCGTCCTCATCCGCAGAAAAACGGTTCCGGTGGCGCCTTCGGCGATCGAGTTTGCCCCTAGCGGGATATACCCGTTCTCGTTGAAGCCCGTCGCGAGCAGCGCCTGATTGGACGCATCGTCTGGGTCGACCGCAACGTTGTAGGCCGCGTTCCCGGTCCCCGTAGTGGTCGTCCAGTTGCCCTGGCCGCCGACTGCTCCCAGCGCGAGGCTATCAAAGTCATCAAGCAGGGTCCACGCCCCGTGGGCGCTGCCGGCGACGGCCAGCGTCGTCAGCATCAAGGCGGTGCATCTCAAGAAGTAGGTCATTAGTACTAGCCTCCCTTTAAGAAAAGAAACGAGAAAACGCAGAGCGGCGCCCGGCCATCAGGGCGCCTACCGAACCAAGAGTGGCAAGAACCGCCGTAGCGGGCTCTGGCACGGTCGATGCGGCGACCGCGCCGGTTGCCGGCCCGGCGCCGAAGTTGCTCTTCCAAACGTCGTAGTCGGCCTGTGTGAAGGTGGTCCCCAGGCCGTCCCGCCAGGTCGTGTAATCGGCGGCGTTCACCGAGCCATCGCCGTTGAAGTCGCCAGAGGGGCCCCCCGTGCCGACGCCTTCGGGGATCACCAGGTTCTCACCGCTGCTATCGATGTAGATGTCGTCGATGTAGCCCATCGAGGCGAAGTTGTTGTGGCGGGCGCCCGTCTTCACCAGCAGCGAGACAAGCGGGTCGACCGTGCCGTTGCGGAAGCCCCCCGTGCCGAGCAGCGCGGCGTCGCCCGTGCCTAGCGACACGTAGAAACCCGTCGTGTCCGTAGCGTTGTTCAGCACCAGCCAGACGTTGTACCACTCGTTGGGGTTGAATGTCCCAAGGTTGTCGAACGCGCCGACGTTTCGCACCTTCCACTGGTTGTCCAGCGGGTCGCCCCCGGGTTGGGCGGTGGCGTTCTTCAGGTTGCCCATCACGACCTGCCCCTCGTACGACTCGAAGGCGCCGGCCGGGTCGGCGATGTCCGAGGCGCCGAAAACCAGATCGCTATCGTTCGTGGCCCGCATCCGCAGAAAAACAGTGCTGGTGGCGCCTTCGGCGATGGAGGCCGTCCCAAGCGGCAGGTAGCCGTTGCCGTTGAACCCGGTAACTAGCATCGTTTGGTTGGCCGCGTTCGCCGGATCGGCCGCTACATCGTACGCCGCGTTGCTCGTGGCGCCCGCCTGAAGGTTCGTAAGCCAGTCCCCTTGCCCCCCGATAGCGCCCGGCGTTAGGTCGTCGAAATCCTCTAACAGATTCCAGTCGGCGCGCGCGGCGCCCGCCACGAGCAGCGCCGCAGTCAGTCCCGAAAGAAACCTTGAACAACAAGTCATCGGAAAGAACCTCTTAATGGGGCAGCGGACGGAACAGCGCAACACTCCGGGCGTGCCGCTGCCCGCACGCGACTCAGCATCAAGCCGACAGCGGCAAGCATTAGGATCGCCCCCGAGGCAGGCTCAGGCACGGTCGCCGCGGTGATCGCGGCGACCGCCGTGCCGGCGCCGAAGTTGTTTTTCCAGAGGTTGTAGTCGGCCTGGGTGTACGTTGTCCCGAGGCCGTCGCGCCACACGGTGTAGTCGGCCGCGTTCACGGAACCGTCGCCGTTAAAGTCACCATCCAGGTTTGGCGTGGCGATGATCGGCCCGTAGGTGACGACGCCCACAAGTGGGCCGCCGGGAGTGTTGAACTCGATCTGCAGGTCGCGTGTGCCGCTGACGTTGTTGTAAATGTCCCCAAGGTTGAAGGCCGCGTTCTGATTGAGCGTGACTGATCCGGAGCGGAGCAACTGAGACAGCGCCGTGGGTGTTGGCGTGGCGTTCTCCCAGCCGCTGACGATGTCGAAATCGGCCGGCTGCAAAGAGCCCGACGCGGAAATCACCGAAAAGCCGTCAATGGTGACTTGGAACGGCGAGTCGTTCTTGAGCTGCGCGTCCCCCGTCGTTGGGTCGACGGTAAGACGGATGTTGTTGACAACGCCGGTCCCCTCGTACACCACATTCCCCCTCGTGATCGAACCGTCCGCCTCCCGGTACTCAAGAACTAGGTCGCGCGGGTCTACGCCAAACGCGGGGTAAACCGGAGCAAAGATGGTTCCCAGGTCTTTCGAGAAACTGCCGTTGATGCTGGTGGCTCCGGAGCGCCTTAGTTCACTGATTGCGTTGCTCGAAGTGGCGGTCTCTTCCCAGCCGGCCACCGGCTGGTCCGCTAGGCTGTTCCACACGGCTTGGGAGTTGTTGAGGGCGCCGAGCGACGAGAGGATCGAGTAGCCGTCGATCGACACCGGCGTCGCCCCTTGGTTCTCAAGCAAGACCCGGTTCTGGTCTAGATTGACGCGGAGCGTCAGCAGTTGGGCCACCGACAATTGCACGATTGAGCCGAGTCCACCGCTAACGGTCCGCACCTTGTAGCCGCCCCCACCCGTGGGAGTGGGCGCGGACGACAGGTCGATCGTCGCGAAGCCCCCCTGCACGCTCCCTGCGTCGACTAGGTTCCAAGTGTTGCCGACGGCCGGGGTGACGGCGCCGCCAAACTCAACGCGGAGCGCCCCGCCGAGCGTCGCGGCGCCCGACGCGCGGATCGCCGAGTGCGTCGTTTGTGAGGTGATCTCGGCGACCAGCGTGCTTTGGCCGGAGAATGCAACATTCCCGCCGGCCAGGAAGTTGACGTTGGGCCCGGTGACCCGCGTGGTCCGGCCCAGGGTGGCATTGCCGACGATCTGCACCGACGCCGTGCCGCTGGCGCCCGCGCCCAGCGTCAAAGAACTGCCCGCGGCCCCTCCCACCGTGAGCGATTGGCCGGCAAGCGTTCCGCCACGAGCGACCGAGGCGACCCCCAGGCCGCTCTGGCCGATGACGATGTTGCCGTTGGAGCCGTCGGATGTCCACGGGGTCGCGGTCAGGCGGCCGCCGGAGCGGATCTCGAGCGTCCCGCTGTCTGCGGCGCCCTGCCCTAGCAGCACCCCGCCGGGGTTGGGCTGAGACAGGCTTCCGTCTGGCATAATGGCGACGAATGCAGTACCGCCGTTGTTGATGGTACCGATTTCGTCAAAGCCGGCCCCCGGTACAAAAGTCTCCCCGAGCCCGTTGTCCCAGTTGTTGCTTAAGCCATCGGCCCCATCGACGCCGTACCAGTCGTCCACACCGGCGACCTGCCAGAACTGGTTGGCAGACTGGGCGGGATTGGCCAGCAGCACGGTCACGCCGGCAACGGCAACACAACGCCACCAGCTCCGGCTTGCGGGGCGAGGGGCTCCGGCAACACCGCGAGAGCGTGGCGTTTGCATAGCGAGCATGGGCAGATCCTTCGGCGATACGAAAGGCCGGCGGGCGCAAGACCAGACGGCTGATTTGAGATAAGTCATCTAAAAGCGATAAGAGAGACCAGAAAAGGCCGTCGTGTCGATCCGTTGCCAGCCTCCTGGGGTCAGCAAGGCGGAAAACGCTCCGCCCGCTCTGGCACCACTATATCCACTCAAGATGCCGAACCTTTCCAAATAAATCGAGTGAAAAATTGGTCATCGCTCGTGCACTATCCTGCGGCGAGTGCGCCGCAGCGGCTACTTGTTACTGGGCATTTTTTTTGGAAAACTTCGCCCGGCGTGTTGGATACTGTCAGAAGATAGCCTAAACAGCGGCGCGCGCCTCGCGAGCGGTCGGCAGCCGCCTTATCTGCTTACCGCGGTCATGGCGTTTTGAAGCATCAATCCGAGGTCGAGGAGTTCGTCGTGCTCATCGGCGAGCACTACGCCTCGCTGCACGGATACATCGCGTCGCTCGTGTACAACACGTCGGACGTTGACGACGTGCTGCAAGAAACCTGCGTAACTTTGTGGCGGAAGCGGGAGGAGTTCGACAGGAGCAAGGACTTCTATCGCTGGGCATGTGGGTTCGCGTATATCGAAGTGCTGCGTTGCCGCCAGCGGACCGCGAGGAGCCGGCTATGGTTCGATGAAGAGACGACCCACGCGCTGGCGGACGAGCTCAACGCCCAACCGCTGTGGGCCAGCCTGAGGAGCGAGGCCCTATCGCGTTGCCTTTCCGTGCTGCCCGCCCGGGATAGGGAGATCATCGAGGCCCGCTACACCCACGAGCGGAGCGTTCCGGAGATCGGCGACGCTCTAGGCCGCCCCGCCAGCACTATCTACAAGAAGCTGATCCGAATCCGCGAACAACTCGCGGCTTGCATCCGAGCGAGCTTGGCACAGGAGGGTCACGCCGATGTCTGACAACCCGCTTCCCAACACCTCGCCAATATCGATTGGCGAGGTGCGACGGCTCGCTGCCGCGTTGTGCGACGACACGATCAGTCCGGACGATTTCCTCGCATTGCAGCATGCGATCAAACAGTCGCCGGAGTCTCGGGCCGCCTACCTAGAGATACGTCGGGTGCATGCCGGGTTATTGTGGAGGTCCCGCCGCAGCCGCAGAGTCGATGACGTCGATGTCACTACGGCGGCGCCGCATCGCGTCGGCGCGAGCAAGCCCGCCGGTGGGTTTGAGCGGCCCAGTCCGCCGCCCCGGGTCTACTGGGCGCACAGCGTCGGCGTCGCGATCGGGGCCCTCGCCTGCGCATTGCTGCTTGCGTTTGGCGTAAGTCATTGGCGTTCGGCCAGGGATACCCCAGGAGTCGCTGCAGAGTCGGTCGCCAAGATCGTGAACGGATCGGAGGGCTGCCGCCTGTTTATCGGCGGCGTCAGCGCCGAGCTGCATCAGCCCATCGAGTTGCGGCCCGACGAGGAAGTGTGCCTGCTCTCCGGATCGATCTACGTGCGGTTCAGCAGCGGGGTGCAGTCGGCGGTGCTGGCGCCGGCGGTTTTTACCCCGCGTTCGCCACTGTCGGTCGATATGGCCGAGGGCCGGTTGACCGCCGATGTTGGCGAGCTCGGCCACGGCTTCACCGTCGACACCCTTGAGGTGCAGGTAGTCGACCTAGGCACGGTGTTCGGGGTTTCTGCGTCGTCCGACAGGGGGACCGAGGTGGTGGTGTTTGACGGCGAGGTAGACATCAAGCCGCCCAAGCGTCGTGACGGCCCTCCCGTCCCCTTCACGGCCAAACGCGTCCACACAGGCGAAGGGGTCGAGATCGACCGCTTCAGCGGCGTCGCTCCGTTGGCGTCGTTCGTGAGCGCCGACTACGTGCTGCCCGACGAGCACTTTACCCAGCAGATCAAGAGATCGGGGCGGGTCATCGCGTCAGTGTCCGACAACCTGATCCGCGACGAGGAGGCTTCGTACTTCTACGAGATCGTCGCCAGCGGAATGTGCGAAGACGCGGTCGCCTACGCCGACCGCGGCTACCATCAGTGGAACGGCGTCGACGCGGCAGGCATGCCCCAGTACCTCCGCGGGGCCGATTTTGTGCGGGGTTTCAGCAATCTCAAGGGCATGTCCTCGTTCGAGATGTACGTCTCGGTCAAGCAGCCCTGCACGCTCTATGTGCTCTTTGATGACCGCGTGCCGACACCCGCATGGCTGGCAGAAGGTTTTGTCAACACGGGAGACAAGATCGGGCTCGACGAGGGGCCGCACGTCGACGAACGCAACCGGGTGTTGCGACGAAAGTTCCCAGGGCTAGGCCCGGGAAAGAGCATCGATCAGACCTTTACCATCTGGAAGAAAGATGTCACCAGCCCCGGCGTCGTGACTTGCGGGGCCAACGCCGCGAATGGGGGTTACAAGCAGATGTACGGGGTGGCCGCCGCCCCTCTCCCCGAGAGCGGCGCTTGACGCCCTTGCACTGACACCGCGGCTCCCTGACCTACTCTGGTCAGTTGTCGCGATTTGCTCAGCCGACCGCTCGAATAAGCCGCGGGAATGCAGTTTCGTCCACCAATTCTGGCGCAAACCTCTCAAGCGATCAGTAGTGGGCGGCTCGAAACTCCACCTCCCTCACGGCGCCCCCTCGGAGAGGCTTGGCAGCGAGCGCATCAGCCTCTGCTTGACCGCGGTGTAGCGCTCGTTGTCCGCCAAGTTGTTCCATTCCTGGGTATCGCTCTGGTGATCGTACAGTTCACAGGAGCCATCGGAGTAGCGAATCAGCCGCCAGCGGAGGTCGCGGGCCGAGTAGACTCCCTTGTTGACCGTTGTGATTACGACCCGGTTGGTCCGGGTTTCGGGCCGGAGTAGCTGAGGGACGAGCGAAACTCCATCGAGCCCCGGCTTGGGGTCCAAGCCGCACATCTGGATTAGAGTCGGGTACAAATCGATCAACCCCACCGTCTCTTCGCACCGCCCGCCGGTGGCGTACAAGCCGGCGTCTCTCTTAGGGGGCACGATCACCAGCGGCACTCGAGTGGAGCGTTCCCACCCCGTGGTTTTCCCCCAATGCTCTTTTTCGCCCAGGTGCCAGCCGTGGTCGCTCCACAGAACTACGAGCGTGTTCTCCGCGTGCGGGCTTTCGTCGAGCGCGTCGAGCAATTCGCCGATCTGCGCGTCGACGAAGGAGATGCATGCCAGGTAGGCAGCCACGGCCTGCTTCCACTGGCCGTGCCGCAGCACGCTCTGGTGCAGCCCCGCGGTGTCGATGGAGTGGGCTAGCGAGACGGCCTCCGTTCCTAAGTCGTCCAGGTCGTTGGAGGGGACTTGCGGGACCGTCGTTTGGGCTGCGGGGTACATGTCGAAGTACTTGCGCGGCGCATACAGCGGAATGTGTGGTCGATAGAAGCCGGTCGCCAGGAAGAACGGGGTCTTCGTGGCGGCTCCGTCGCGTAGTTGCTCCGCAGACCAGTTCGCGATCTTGCCGTCGCCCATTGCTTCGTCGTGGACGTCGACGGCGCCCCAATCGAACGAACTGAACCGGCCCGGCTGCAGCCGCTCTCGGTCGTTGGGCATGCCGTTGAGCGGTCGCAGCGGCAATCGTGACGACAGGGGCGCCGAAAGCGGTTCCTTGCTGTGGTAGGGGCTCCACCGCTGCTCGGTGAAGAACGCGGCGTCGTACAAGTCTCGGAACTCGCGGTGCATCAGTTTTCCGGCGCCCAACGTTCGATAGCCGTGGGCGTGAAAGTACTCCGGTAGCAGCGTCAGTTTGGGCCTGAGCTTGCGGATCTGTTGCTGGTTGTCGTACACGCCCGTATGAAAGGGCTGTTGGCCGCTGAACACCGCCGCTCTGGAGGGGCAGCACAACGGCGCTGCGCAGTGTGCGCTCAAGAACACGACGCCCCGCCGCGCCAATCGGTCCATATTGGGAGTCTTGACCTGCGGGTGGCCATCGAGGAAGCCCACCCAGTCGTTCAGGTCGTCAACAGCAATAAAGAGCACGTTCGGACGAGCCCGAGCGGGCGACGTTCCCAGGGCGACAGCCAACAGGAAGGCCGTCAACGCGGCGCACGACTTGAATCGACTTTTCTCAGCAAACATCCTAAGTCTCCCGTCGATCTCGGCTGCCGTGTACTAGAAGCGTCAAGCAACAGCCCCAGCGCCGTGGGGCCAGATGGATCTTGAGCGACGATTCTTATGAGCATAAGGCCGCTAACCTCGGCCTGCCAGTTGGGCCTTTCGCCGTTCTGCGACTTGTGGAGAAGGCCATCTCGGGCCAGGCACGCCGGGACCAAGATAGTCGGCTCAGGACCAAGCCGAACCAGGGCGACCGCCGCACCTCGGCCTCGATCGCCAGCGGCATGACCGAAGCTCCAACGCTGTTGCTGCAGGATGCGAGAACGCGCGGCGCCCACCGATCAAGTCGACGACGAAGGGGCTAGTGTAGTGCGTCACTTTTACCTGATCATATCGATCGCCGATTTGGGCGGTCGGTTTCAGCTGGAAACACTAATCTGTCCCGAAGAGGCCTCCGCAGATAAGGTCACCTCTGATTGATGCAGTACACTAGAACCCGCTCTGATCCAAAAAACCCTATGCGCAAAATTTCACGAGCCCCCTTCCTTCGAGCCCGAGTTGAGGTTTCCCGCCCACAAGAAACCCAGATGGACCAGCGGTTTCGAGTTGTGGGTGACTCACCCTCGCGGCGATACACAGCCCAAGGGACTGACGGATTTCTCCGGGTGGGCTTGGGGAGGTCAAAACTGACCAGAGCGGCTGCTGCCCCCCGCCGCTCCGATCAGGTCACGCAGCTAATGACTGCTCGAAAGGGTTTCAGCATGAGTGACGACGCGTTACAGCAATAGCGGCACACGCCAGCAACATTAGGCCGAGGGTCGCCGGTTCGGGCACCGAGGCTTGGGATGCACTAAGACCGGCCGACGCGGGCGAGCCGAAACTGTTCTTCCATACGGTGTAGTCGCCTGCATCGACCGTCGCAGACCCGTTGCCAGTTCCGGGAGGCAGCACGGACTCATTGGCGCCGAGGTTGTCCCGCCACACGGTGTAGTCGGCAGCGTCTACGAAGCCATCGCCATTGAAGTCACCCGGAAGATTGACAACTAGGGCAGCAATCGCGGTTACGTCTTGCGCGTCGAAGAACAGGTCCCCGGTCAGGTCAAAGTCGTTTAGATTTAGTGAGGCTAGCACATCGGCTGGCAAGTTAAACGCCGGGGTATTCAACAGCTCGTTTTGCCTGTCCACCGCGGGCGTGCCGCCGTTTCCGTCGAGGTAGAGCTGCGCCAAGGCGACGTCGGCCTGGGTGACCGAGCCATCCTTGTTGACATCGCCCGCCGGTATGCTGAACAGCTTGACCAGAGAGATGTTGTCGATCTGCACCTGAGAGACAACCTGCCCGTTCGCCTGGTCATTCGGCACGGGAGTGCCTCCAGGAAAGTTGGGAATGTCCGTGGTGTTCAGCGATTGCAGAATTAGGTTCACCTGTTGACCGCTGTTCTTGGCCGCTTGGAGAGTGGCGCCACTAACCGAGACGACCTGCCGGTCGCCCGCAGTGAGACTGCTCAGTTGGTTCTCGAACAACGAGACGGCTCCCGCTGAGCTCGCATCGGTTTGGTTGGCTCCGAGCGTCAGTGCAGCCTTGAGGTTCGAGTTCGGGTTTGAGTCGCGGTTGGCGAAATTCAAGTCGAAGGCGAACTCGTAAGTAGCGGCGGCGTCGATGACCACCCCGTTCAGAATATCCGTCTGAACAACGCCGTTGAGGTAACCTCCCGCCGAGTTGAGTGAGAACCGTTCGGCGCCCGTAGCCCAGTGGGTGTCGAGGTAGTAGGAACCGTCATCGCCAATATCCAAAACTCCCCCATTGGCTACAGCTTCAACGATCGAATTGGGGTTGTTGTTGTACGGTTTCCACTCGTCGACGTCCCCGGTGTTCCCTCGGAAGGGGCCAAAGTTTCCATTGCCCCCGTTAATGTTGAATGCACCATTGTTCGGGCCATTAAGCACCACGTTGCTCGTGTCCGAGAGGTCGCCGTTGCGAACGATGTTGGTAAGAGGAGGCGAGATCAAAGGAAACGCTTCGGCAGCGGTAGTCCGGCCGACCAGTACATTGTCAATCGAGAACACCGTCCCAAGCAGGGCGGCGATTCCGGCCGCGTCTTTCGGGAGGGCATCGACCGGATCGATACGTAGATTATTGTAGGTGCCGTTCCACGACGGACTGTTAAAGTCGCGCTGAATCGTGTAGGTGTGCCAGTTGTTGTCGAGCGGCAACTCTGGCAGG from Pirellulimonas nuda includes:
- a CDS encoding FecR domain-containing protein; the encoded protein is MSDNPLPNTSPISIGEVRRLAAALCDDTISPDDFLALQHAIKQSPESRAAYLEIRRVHAGLLWRSRRSRRVDDVDVTTAAPHRVGASKPAGGFERPSPPPRVYWAHSVGVAIGALACALLLAFGVSHWRSARDTPGVAAESVAKIVNGSEGCRLFIGGVSAELHQPIELRPDEEVCLLSGSIYVRFSSGVQSAVLAPAVFTPRSPLSVDMAEGRLTADVGELGHGFTVDTLEVQVVDLGTVFGVSASSDRGTEVVVFDGEVDIKPPKRRDGPPVPFTAKRVHTGEGVEIDRFSGVAPLASFVSADYVLPDEHFTQQIKRSGRVIASVSDNLIRDEEASYFYEIVASGMCEDAVAYADRGYHQWNGVDAAGMPQYLRGADFVRGFSNLKGMSSFEMYVSVKQPCTLYVLFDDRVPTPAWLAEGFVNTGDKIGLDEGPHVDERNRVLRRKFPGLGPGKSIDQTFTIWKKDVTSPGVVTCGANAANGGYKQMYGVAAAPLPESGA
- a CDS encoding PEP-CTERM sorting domain-containing protein (PEP-CTERM proteins occur, often in large numbers, in the proteomes of bacteria that also encode an exosortase, a predicted intramembrane cysteine proteinase. The presence of a PEP-CTERM domain at a protein's C-terminus predicts cleavage within the sorting domain, followed by covalent anchoring to some some component of the (usually Gram-negative) cell surface. Many PEP-CTERM proteins exhibit an unusual sequence composition that includes large numbers of potential glycosylation sites. Expression of one such protein has been shown restore the ability of a bacterium to form floc, a type of biofilm.); translation: MRIVGTPARLRLVAVVPLCTLSLALISPEANAQAWVDGVGAPSVYNTRIISAFNGGGIDGWGAVRMASGTTNTGTTAPLQNTDGALQNVVPLGGNGETDSYVNKGLGANPITVGDLPGQYDIVQFDLKFDVLPPNDPAVSGSTAPDPRIKGRSFLQSGQNGAPTNGVNFYEVPSGGALPELPLDNNWHTYTIQRDFNSPSWNGTYNNLRIDPVDALPKDAAGIAALLGTVFSIDNVLVGRTTAAEAFPLISPPLTNIVRNGDLSDTSNVVLNGPNNGAFNINGGNGNFGPFRGNTGDVDEWKPYNNNPNSIVEAVANGGVLDIGDDGSYYLDTHWATGAERFSLNSAGGYLNGVVQTDILNGVVIDAAATYEFAFDLNFANRDSNPNSNLKAALTLGANQTDASSAGAVSLFENQLSSLTAGDRQVVSVSGATLQAAKNSGQQVNLILQSLNTTDIPNFPGGTPVPNDQANGQVVSQVQIDNISLVKLFSIPAGDVNKDGSVTQADVALAQLYLDGNGGTPAVDRQNELLNTPAFNLPADVLASLNLNDFDLTGDLFFDAQDVTAIAALVVNLPGDFNGDGFVDAADYTVWRDNLGANESVLPPGTGNGSATVDAGDYTVWKNSFGSPASAGLSASQASVPEPATLGLMLLACAAIAVTRRHSC
- a CDS encoding autotransporter outer membrane beta-barrel domain-containing protein — encoded protein: MLAMQTPRSRGVAGAPRPASRSWWRCVAVAGVTVLLANPAQSANQFWQVAGVDDWYGVDGADGLSNNWDNGLGETFVPGAGFDEIGTINNGGTAFVAIMPDGSLSQPNPGGVLLGQGAADSGTLEIRSGGRLTATPWTSDGSNGNIVIGQSGLGVASVARGGTLAGQSLTVGGAAGSSLTLGAGASGTASVQIVGNATLGRTTRVTGPNVNFLAGGNVAFSGQSTLVAEITSQTTHSAIRASGAATLGGALRVEFGGAVTPAVGNTWNLVDAGSVQGGFATIDLSSAPTPTGGGGYKVRTVSGGLGSIVQLSVAQLLTLRVNLDQNRVLLENQGATPVSIDGYSILSSLGALNNSQAVWNSLADQPVAGWEETATSSNAISELRRSGATSINGSFSKDLGTIFAPVYPAFGVDPRDLVLEYREADGSITRGNVVYEGTGVVNNIRLTVDPTTGDAQLKNDSPFQVTIDGFSVISASGSLQPADFDIVSGWENATPTPTALSQLLRSGSVTLNQNAAFNLGDIYNNVSGTRDLQIEFNTPGGPLVGVVTYGPIIATPNLDGDFNGDGSVNAADYTVWRDGLGTTYTQADYNLWKNNFGAGTAVAAITAATVPEPASGAILMLAAVGLMLSRVRAAARPECCAVPSAAPLRGSFR
- a CDS encoding sigma-70 family RNA polymerase sigma factor, coding for MKHQSEVEEFVVLIGEHYASLHGYIASLVYNTSDVDDVLQETCVTLWRKREEFDRSKDFYRWACGFAYIEVLRCRQRTARSRLWFDEETTHALADELNAQPLWASLRSEALSRCLSVLPARDREIIEARYTHERSVPEIGDALGRPASTIYKKLIRIREQLAACIRASLAQEGHADV
- a CDS encoding sulfatase — its product is MFAEKSRFKSCAALTAFLLAVALGTSPARARPNVLFIAVDDLNDWVGFLDGHPQVKTPNMDRLARRGVVFLSAHCAAPLCCPSRAAVFSGQQPFHTGVYDNQQQIRKLRPKLTLLPEYFHAHGYRTLGAGKLMHREFRDLYDAAFFTEQRWSPYHSKEPLSAPLSSRLPLRPLNGMPNDRERLQPGRFSSFDWGAVDVHDEAMGDGKIANWSAEQLRDGAATKTPFFLATGFYRPHIPLYAPRKYFDMYPAAQTTVPQVPSNDLDDLGTEAVSLAHSIDTAGLHQSVLRHGQWKQAVAAYLACISFVDAQIGELLDALDESPHAENTLVVLWSDHGWHLGEKEHWGKTTGWERSTRVPLVIVPPKRDAGLYATGGRCEETVGLIDLYPTLIQMCGLDPKPGLDGVSLVPQLLRPETRTNRVVITTVNKGVYSARDLRWRLIRYSDGSCELYDHQSDTQEWNNLADNERYTAVKQRLMRSLPSLSEGAP